The following proteins come from a genomic window of Nostoc sp. TCL26-01:
- a CDS encoding sirohydrochlorin chelatase produces the protein MLSAYLLVSHGSRDRRPQIAMKQLAHLVADKLQMPQNLVGTGYLELSPEPLHQQIRHLAQTAVDFGYHRLQVIPLFLLPGVHVMNDIPHEVSQAQQAVGKDILIELQPYLGSHPGLQKFLAAQMATMKAQAWILLAHGSRRPGSQQPVETIAANIGAVAAYWSVAPSLESRITELVATGYREIAILPYFIFPGGITDAIAQAIEALKLQFPGVNFYLAQPLGANAELADLIGDLIDT, from the coding sequence ATGCTATCTGCGTATCTGCTAGTATCTCACGGGAGCCGCGATCGCCGTCCCCAAATTGCTATGAAACAACTGGCTCATTTAGTAGCTGACAAATTACAAATGCCTCAAAATTTAGTAGGTACAGGATATCTAGAACTCAGTCCTGAACCATTACATCAGCAGATTAGGCATTTGGCGCAAACGGCTGTAGATTTTGGTTATCATCGTCTGCAAGTTATTCCCCTGTTTTTGCTTCCGGGTGTTCATGTGATGAATGACATTCCCCATGAAGTCTCACAAGCACAACAGGCTGTAGGTAAAGATATCTTGATTGAATTACAACCATATCTAGGTAGTCATCCAGGCTTGCAAAAATTTTTAGCAGCGCAAATGGCTACGATGAAAGCACAAGCCTGGATTTTACTCGCTCATGGTAGCCGTCGTCCCGGTTCTCAACAGCCGGTGGAAACTATCGCCGCAAATATTGGTGCAGTGGCTGCTTATTGGTCTGTAGCTCCTAGTTTAGAATCGCGTATAACAGAGTTGGTAGCTACTGGCTACAGAGAAATTGCGATTTTGCCATACTTCATATTTCCTGGTGGCATCACTGATGCGATCGCTCAGGCAATTGAGGCGCTAAAATTACAATTTCCTGGGGTAAATTTTTACTTAGCTCAACCCTTGGGAGCCAATGCCGAATTAGCCGATTTGATTGGGGATTTGATTGACACATGA
- the cobA gene encoding uroporphyrinogen-III C-methyltransferase encodes MNRTDNQGQKNLGKVYLVGAGPGDPGLMTLKGKSILECADVVIYDALVSPAILAMINPQAEQIDAGKRMGRHSLLQEATTQLLIDKAQDHAIIVRLKGGDPFIFGRGGEEMADLVAAGVPVEVVPGITSGIAAPAYAGIPLTHRLYSSSVTFVTGHESAGKYRPKVNWQAIAHGSETIVIYMGIHNLAYIVEQLSQAGLSLATPIALVRWGTRPEQEELIGELETIVQLVEKTGFDAPAIAVIGSVVNLHEILSGYRPVET; translated from the coding sequence ATGAACCGCACAGACAATCAGGGACAAAAGAATTTGGGTAAAGTTTATTTGGTGGGTGCGGGGCCGGGAGATCCAGGATTGATGACGCTCAAGGGCAAGAGTATCTTAGAATGTGCTGATGTGGTGATTTATGATGCTCTTGTCAGTCCAGCGATTTTGGCGATGATTAATCCCCAAGCAGAACAAATCGACGCTGGTAAGCGCATGGGACGACATTCACTATTACAGGAAGCCACAACTCAGCTACTCATTGACAAAGCTCAAGATCACGCCATTATCGTCCGGCTCAAAGGTGGTGATCCCTTCATTTTTGGGCGTGGTGGCGAAGAGATGGCTGATTTAGTTGCCGCAGGTGTTCCCGTGGAGGTTGTGCCGGGGATTACATCGGGTATTGCGGCTCCAGCCTATGCAGGTATACCGTTAACCCATCGGTTGTATAGTTCATCCGTAACTTTTGTCACTGGACATGAATCCGCCGGTAAGTATAGACCGAAGGTAAATTGGCAAGCGATCGCTCACGGTTCTGAGACAATTGTGATTTACATGGGTATCCACAACTTAGCTTATATTGTAGAACAGTTAAGTCAGGCTGGATTGAGTTTAGCAACGCCCATTGCTTTGGTACGCTGGGGGACACGTCCTGAACAGGAAGAATTAATTGGCGAATTAGAGACAATTGTACAACTAGTAGAGAAAACAGGATTTGATGCGCCAGCGATCGCCGTTATTGGTTCAGTCGTGAATCTACACGAGATTTTATCTGGATATCGTCCAGTAGAGACGTAG
- a CDS encoding PleD family two-component system response regulator yields the protein MSITWAGTILIIKDSLSDLDLISSYLEEQGYNIIKATTAKEGLEITLESKPDIIVTDVVMPGRTGFELCRFLKSHSTHQHIPILVCSANNQENYRIWARKQGADAYFTTPFSAEDLLSAIEGFRAYLSK from the coding sequence TTGAGTATTACTTGGGCAGGCACAATTTTGATTATTAAAGATTCTTTAAGTGACTTAGATTTAATTAGTAGTTATTTAGAAGAACAAGGCTATAACATTATTAAAGCGACAACGGCTAAGGAGGGTTTAGAAATTACTTTAGAATCAAAACCAGATATCATTGTTACAGATGTGGTGATGCCAGGGAGAACGGGGTTTGAGTTGTGTCGTTTTCTCAAAAGTCATTCGACTCATCAACACATCCCAATTTTAGTTTGTAGTGCTAACAATCAGGAAAATTACCGCATTTGGGCGAGAAAACAAGGTGCTGATGCCTATTTTACTACACCCTTTAGTGCTGAAGATTTGCTGAGTGCAATTGAAGGATTTAGAGCCTATTTATCTAAATAG
- a CDS encoding response regulator, whose amino-acid sequence MKTLPINRYRFFQKLQPLSLLKKITGKTITGCLQVFSTTGTWSLYVEEGKLIYACYSERMFEPLYRHLQNLSQQIATLPREINEQLRVIFENGIDSQAIPNPDYLAICWLVNQRYISPSQAAMLIEKLALEVLETFLMLEEGSYEFIPESFLDDLPKFCYLNLRLLVEQCQQPGRVQEEFPQEADHQESSPYIENYQSQVNTRSGATFTRQPYPDTQPKTEPRLPTINNRKAGEYAKRYVYQSNNSSPSYQQTSQPSTEKKLYTIFCIDDNPIVLNTIKNFLDEQVFAVIGVTDPLKALMEILHTKPDIILLDVDLPHLDGYELCSLLRQHSLFKNTPVIMVSAKASLIDKARAKMVRASGHLTKPFTQGDLLKVIFKHIV is encoded by the coding sequence ATGAAAACCCTTCCTATTAATAGATATAGATTTTTTCAAAAATTACAACCACTATCTCTATTAAAAAAAATTACTGGTAAGACAATTACTGGTTGCTTGCAAGTATTTAGTACTACAGGCACTTGGTCATTGTATGTAGAAGAAGGCAAGCTGATTTATGCTTGTTATTCAGAGAGAATGTTTGAGCCGCTTTACAGACATTTGCAAAATTTAAGCCAACAAATTGCCACACTCCCCAGAGAAATTAATGAGCAGCTACGAGTGATTTTTGAAAATGGAATTGATAGCCAAGCAATCCCCAATCCAGATTATTTAGCTATTTGTTGGTTAGTCAACCAGAGATACATTAGTCCGTCACAAGCAGCGATGCTGATAGAAAAGCTAGCATTAGAAGTCTTAGAAACATTTCTCATGTTAGAAGAAGGAAGTTACGAATTTATTCCTGAAAGTTTTTTAGATGATTTACCCAAATTTTGTTACTTAAACTTGCGATTATTAGTAGAACAATGTCAACAACCTGGACGTGTTCAGGAAGAGTTTCCACAAGAAGCAGATCATCAAGAATCCTCACCTTATATAGAAAATTATCAATCACAAGTTAATACTCGTTCTGGTGCAACATTTACACGCCAGCCCTATCCAGATACTCAACCTAAAACTGAACCAAGACTACCAACAATTAATAATCGTAAAGCTGGAGAATACGCAAAACGCTATGTATATCAGTCTAATAACAGCAGTCCTAGCTATCAACAGACTTCTCAACCATCTACCGAGAAAAAACTTTATACAATATTTTGTATTGATGATAATCCTATTGTCTTAAATACGATAAAAAACTTTTTAGATGAGCAAGTATTTGCGGTTATCGGTGTTACCGATCCTTTAAAAGCTCTCATGGAAATACTTCACACTAAGCCAGACATAATTTTATTAGATGTTGATCTACCTCATTTAGATGGTTATGAGTTATGTTCTTTATTACGTCAACATTCTCTTTTTAAAAATACACCTGTGATTATGGTATCGGCAAAAGCTAGTCTAATTGATAAAGCTAGAGCTAAGATGGTCAGAGCCTCTGGTCATTTAACCAAACCTTTTACGCAAGGAGATTTACTAAAAGTAATTTTTAAACATATTGTTTAA
- a CDS encoding Uma2 family endonuclease yields the protein MYQTDPPLPPSEVMPTMYDLPSEDPQDQDTPEQVHPRPPWETMPTMYDLPSEDPEEPGLPDEFHDFQPQLLRETCQPPSYPTEEMFIGTDLNLYYDARNRLWQKRPDWFLVLGVARAQQQQQMRLSYVVWQEGIAPFLVVELLSPGTEAEDLGQTLRDAKKPPTKWQVYEQNLRIPYYIVFDRYQNQLRVFQLTATQYQAVDVPEQKFWFEELQLGLGVWQGRYQQIEGLWLRWYDATGNWIPTPEERAEQEHLRAELLAQRLRSLGVDPDTL from the coding sequence ATGTACCAAACTGACCCACCACTTCCCCCTAGCGAAGTCATGCCCACAATGTATGATTTGCCTAGCGAAGATCCACAAGACCAAGATACACCTGAGCAAGTTCATCCCCGTCCACCGTGGGAAACCATGCCTACCATGTATGATCTTCCTAGTGAAGATCCAGAGGAACCAGGTTTGCCAGACGAATTCCACGACTTTCAACCTCAACTATTGCGGGAAACTTGCCAACCCCCAAGTTATCCCACTGAGGAAATGTTCATTGGCACAGATTTAAACTTATATTATGATGCTCGCAATCGGTTGTGGCAAAAAAGACCAGACTGGTTTTTAGTCTTAGGTGTAGCCCGCGCTCAACAACAACAACAAATGCGCCTCAGTTATGTTGTTTGGCAAGAGGGCATAGCGCCATTCCTCGTAGTAGAATTACTCTCACCGGGTACAGAAGCCGAAGATTTGGGGCAAACCTTAAGAGATGCTAAAAAGCCCCCGACAAAATGGCAAGTATATGAACAAAACTTACGCATTCCTTACTACATCGTATTTGACCGCTATCAAAATCAGTTGCGCGTGTTCCAATTAACAGCAACACAATATCAAGCAGTAGATGTTCCAGAACAGAAGTTTTGGTTTGAGGAATTGCAATTGGGTTTGGGAGTTTGGCAGGGGCGCTATCAGCAAATAGAGGGTTTGTGGCTACGTTGGTATGATGCTACAGGTAACTGGATTCCCACTCCAGAGGAACGGGCGGAACAAGAACACTTACGGGCGGAACTACTAGCCCAAAGATTGCGATCGCTCGGTGTAGATCCAGATACACTATAA
- a CDS encoding RluA family pseudouridine synthase has protein sequence MLNEFFLQVEDNSERIDRYLAEELPDFSRSRIQQLIEQGQVQVNGKVCTSKKINLKVGDRITLAIPEVQPLALQAEAIPLDILYEDDQLLILNKPAGLVVHPAPGHPDGTLVNALLAHCPHLPGIGGVQRPGIVHRLDKDTTGAIAIAKTDLAYQHLQAQLQAKTARREYLGVVYGAPKTPTGIVDLPIGRHPQDRKKMAIVPIEQGGRSAITHWQVQERLGNYTLMHFQLETGRTHQIRVHSTKIGHPIVGDRLYGSGHSVGVNLPGQALHAWKLQLQHPVSEEEIAVTAPIPQTFTTLLEVLRRRGAMSSEKKT, from the coding sequence ATTTTGAACGAATTTTTTTTACAAGTTGAGGATAATAGTGAACGCATCGACCGTTACCTAGCTGAAGAGTTACCAGATTTTTCTCGTTCTCGAATTCAGCAGCTAATTGAACAGGGTCAAGTTCAGGTTAACGGCAAAGTCTGTACATCGAAAAAGATAAATCTGAAAGTAGGCGATCGCATTACTTTAGCAATTCCCGAAGTACAACCGCTAGCACTGCAAGCAGAAGCTATTCCCCTCGATATTCTCTACGAAGATGATCAGCTGTTGATTCTCAATAAACCAGCAGGTTTGGTGGTTCATCCTGCACCCGGACATCCTGATGGTACATTGGTCAATGCTTTGCTAGCACATTGTCCCCATCTCCCTGGTATTGGTGGTGTACAAAGGCCAGGAATTGTCCATCGTCTAGATAAAGATACCACAGGAGCAATTGCGATCGCTAAAACCGATCTTGCTTATCAACACCTGCAAGCACAACTGCAAGCCAAAACCGCACGCCGAGAATATTTAGGTGTAGTTTATGGTGCGCCAAAAACTCCCACTGGTATAGTAGATTTACCTATTGGTCGCCATCCCCAAGACCGCAAGAAAATGGCGATTGTCCCCATAGAACAAGGCGGTAGGTCAGCCATCACTCATTGGCAAGTGCAAGAACGTCTTGGTAATTATACATTGATGCACTTCCAACTGGAAACTGGACGCACTCATCAAATCCGTGTCCACAGTACTAAGATTGGTCATCCCATTGTCGGTGATCGCCTTTACGGTTCTGGTCATTCTGTGGGAGTTAATTTACCTGGTCAAGCACTCCACGCTTGGAAACTACAATTGCAGCATCCCGTATCTGAAGAAGAGATTGCTGTCACAGCACCCATTCCCCAAACATTCACAACCCTGTTGGAGGTTCTCCGCCGACGAGGTGCTATGTCTTCTGAGAAAAAAACGTAA
- a CDS encoding phycocyanin subunit beta: MLDAFSKVVEQADRKGTYLSGDEINGLSALVADSNKRLDIVNRLTSNASSIVANAYRGLVAERPQIFNAGGACFHNRNQAACLRDLGFILRYVTYSVLAGDTSAMDDRCLNGLRETYQALGTPGDAVASGIQKMKDAAVAIANDSNGITKGDCSQLISELASYFDRAASAVV; encoded by the coding sequence ATGCTTGACGCTTTTTCCAAAGTAGTTGAACAAGCAGATAGAAAAGGTACATATCTAAGTGGTGATGAAATCAATGGATTATCAGCATTAGTCGCTGATAGCAATAAGCGCTTAGATATCGTTAACAGACTTACTAGCAATGCTTCCTCTATTGTGGCTAATGCTTATCGTGGATTAGTTGCTGAACGCCCACAAATTTTTAATGCTGGCGGTGCTTGTTTCCATAACCGTAACCAAGCTGCTTGTCTGCGTGATTTAGGATTTATCCTACGCTATGTTACCTATTCTGTATTAGCTGGTGATACTAGTGCAATGGACGATCGCTGCTTAAATGGTCTAAGAGAAACATATCAAGCGCTTGGTACTCCTGGTGATGCGGTAGCTTCTGGAATTCAAAAAATGAAAGATGCCGCAGTAGCGATCGCTAACGATTCTAATGGTATTACCAAAGGTGATTGTAGTCAGTTAATTTCTGAATTAGCTAGCTATTTTGATCGCGCTGCTTCTGCAGTTGTTTAA
- a CDS encoding phycocyanin alpha subunit, which translates to MKTPLTEAISAADLRGSYLSNTEMQAVFGRFNRARAGLEAAKAFSNNGKKWAEAAANHVYQKFPYTTQMSGPQYASTSEGKAKCVRDIDHYLRTISYCCVVGGTGPLDEYVVAGLSELNSALGLSPSWYVAALEFVRDNHGLSGDVGGEANIYLNYAINALS; encoded by the coding sequence ATGAAAACACCTTTGACTGAAGCAATTTCTGCTGCTGATCTGCGTGGTTCTTACCTCAGCAACACTGAAATGCAAGCGGTTTTTGGTCGTTTCAACCGCGCTCGCGCTGGTTTAGAAGCTGCTAAAGCTTTCTCTAATAATGGTAAAAAATGGGCAGAAGCAGCAGCAAATCATGTATATCAAAAGTTCCCCTACACCACTCAAATGAGTGGCCCTCAATACGCTTCCACCTCAGAAGGCAAAGCTAAATGTGTACGAGATATTGATCACTATCTCCGCACTATTAGCTACTGCTGTGTAGTTGGTGGTACTGGGCCTTTAGATGAATATGTAGTTGCTGGCTTGAGTGAACTTAACAGCGCTCTTGGTTTATCTCCTAGCTGGTATGTTGCTGCACTAGAATTTGTCCGTGACAATCATGGTTTAAGCGGTGATGTTGGTGGTGAAGCTAATATCTACCTCAACTATGCAATTAACGCTTTAAGCTAA
- a CDS encoding phycobilisome linker polypeptide yields MSSSVAERLGIKDAISTKIELRQNWSEDELQRVFRAAYEQIFGRQGVYASQKFTSAEALLRNGNISVRQFVETLAKSDFYKECFFYKNSQVRFIELNYKHLLGRAPYDQSEIAYHVDLYAAHGYDADIESYIYSTEYDNAFGNSIVPYYQGFASIPGMKTVGFNRIFELYRGRGNSDNAQMGGKNSRLRTKISLNLANGILPPTSAGTSFVSAAPTLISSAARGDSRMFVVEAIAGGDTRVAVRRSRQVYTVPYDRLSSTYQEIHKRGGKIVKISPV; encoded by the coding sequence ATGAGTAGTTCCGTCGCAGAACGGCTAGGAATTAAAGACGCAATCAGCACTAAGATTGAGCTGCGCCAGAATTGGAGCGAAGACGAATTGCAAAGAGTCTTTCGTGCTGCTTATGAACAAATTTTTGGTCGGCAAGGTGTATATGCTAGCCAAAAATTTACCAGTGCGGAAGCTTTATTGCGCAACGGTAACATTAGTGTGCGGCAGTTTGTTGAGACATTAGCAAAATCTGATTTTTATAAAGAATGCTTTTTTTATAAAAACTCCCAGGTGCGGTTTATCGAACTCAACTATAAGCACTTACTGGGACGTGCGCCCTACGATCAATCAGAGATTGCTTACCATGTAGACTTGTATGCTGCTCATGGCTACGATGCTGATATAGAATCATATATCTATAGCACAGAATATGACAATGCTTTTGGTAACTCAATCGTGCCTTATTACCAAGGATTTGCCTCAATTCCTGGCATGAAAACCGTAGGATTTAACCGCATATTTGAGCTTTATCGGGGTCGTGGTAACAGTGATAATGCTCAGATGGGAGGTAAAAATTCTCGCCTGCGTACCAAAATATCCTTGAATTTGGCTAACGGGATTTTGCCACCAACCTCCGCAGGTACAAGTTTTGTATCCGCAGCTCCAACTCTCATCAGTTCGGCGGCACGAGGAGATAGTAGAATGTTTGTGGTTGAAGCGATCGCCGGTGGAGATACAAGAGTCGCAGTCCGTCGCAGCCGCCAAGTATATACTGTCCCTTATGATCGTCTTTCCAGCACATACCAAGAAATTCACAAACGTGGCGGTAAGATAGTTAAGATTTCGCCAGTGTAA
- a CDS encoding HEAT repeat domain-containing protein: MTTANSTEPILSPETAIAALSSDDNQIRYYAAWWLGKHNVQAGCGALCTALFDERYRLTSGGYPLRRQAARALGQLKNPQAVPALIMALECDEDLRLREAAIAALATIGDQRAVNPLLNLLQSHHEQPYEALIEALATLQVWSVRPQIEPFLQHYSERVQCAAARYMYLLTQETQYIERIVKNLHHDNMYLRWAAIFDLGAVGHQQAIQAILSASVPNSIKLLNLKRILETLLHNEESTKETTQLLFQTIDDLLIQL; this comes from the coding sequence ATGACCACGGCTAACTCTACTGAACCCATTCTTTCACCAGAAACAGCGATCGCAGCGTTGTCTAGTGATGATAACCAAATTCGTTATTATGCGGCTTGGTGGCTAGGCAAACATAACGTGCAAGCTGGTTGTGGAGCATTGTGTACAGCCTTATTTGATGAGCGCTATCGTCTGACATCGGGAGGTTATCCCCTGCGCCGTCAAGCTGCACGAGCTTTAGGACAATTGAAAAATCCCCAAGCAGTACCCGCGTTAATTATGGCGTTGGAATGTGATGAAGATTTGCGTCTTAGAGAAGCAGCGATCGCAGCTTTAGCTACAATCGGTGATCAAAGGGCTGTCAATCCTTTACTCAACCTTTTGCAATCTCATCACGAGCAACCCTATGAAGCTTTGATTGAAGCATTAGCTACTTTACAAGTTTGGTCAGTTCGTCCACAAATTGAACCATTTCTGCAACACTATTCTGAGCGTGTACAATGTGCAGCTGCTCGATATATGTATTTGTTAACTCAGGAGACGCAATATATTGAACGTATTGTCAAAAATCTCCATCATGACAATATGTATTTGCGTTGGGCCGCTATATTTGATTTAGGAGCAGTTGGTCATCAGCAAGCTATACAAGCGATATTATCAGCTTCAGTTCCTAACAGTATCAAGCTGTTAAATTTAAAGCGTATATTGGAAACACTTTTGCATAACGAGGAATCTACCAAAGAAACAACACAACTACTTTTCCAAACAATTGATGATTTATTAATTCAACTTTAA
- a CDS encoding glutathione S-transferase family protein — translation MTNISKTQKQGKSLPPQLIIGLGKFVWTTLWQIMMSKLAPRNQTGEYIRPSSQFRNFIKTGDDIYPPASGRYTLYVGLGCPWAHRTLVVRALKGLAQTISVSIVVPSPESGGWVLKSPELGCQSLAQLYALAQPGYSGRATVPVLWDKQTKTIVNNESAEIIVMLNSEFNEFALNPTLNLYPEALKQKIDWWNEKIYASVNNGVYRCGFAQTQAAYNKACDELFTTLDEIDAALVHNRYLCGDAVTLADVRFFTTLFRFDIVYYGLFKCNRRRIQDYENLGPYLRDLYQLTGVADTCDLESVKQDYYGNLFPLNPGGIIPSGPDMAYLLKSSDRHNITKA, via the coding sequence ATGACCAATATCAGCAAGACACAGAAACAGGGCAAATCTTTGCCTCCTCAGCTCATTATTGGATTGGGTAAGTTTGTTTGGACGACACTTTGGCAAATAATGATGTCAAAGCTTGCACCACGTAACCAAACAGGGGAGTATATTCGTCCCAGTAGCCAGTTCCGGAATTTTATCAAAACTGGAGATGATATTTACCCACCAGCATCGGGACGTTATACTCTTTATGTTGGCTTGGGTTGTCCTTGGGCCCATCGAACATTAGTTGTCAGAGCGCTGAAAGGATTAGCACAGACAATTTCTGTATCGATTGTTGTACCTTCACCAGAGTCAGGTGGTTGGGTATTGAAATCTCCAGAGTTAGGTTGTCAGAGTTTAGCGCAATTGTACGCACTAGCCCAACCAGGTTATAGTGGCCGCGCTACCGTACCGGTGTTGTGGGACAAGCAAACAAAGACTATTGTTAATAATGAGAGTGCAGAGATTATTGTCATGCTGAACTCAGAGTTCAATGAGTTTGCTTTAAATCCCACCTTAAATCTTTATCCAGAAGCACTAAAACAAAAAATTGACTGGTGGAATGAGAAGATTTACGCCAGCGTCAATAATGGTGTGTATCGTTGCGGTTTTGCCCAAACACAAGCGGCTTACAACAAAGCCTGTGATGAATTATTTACCACCCTAGATGAAATTGACGCAGCTTTAGTTCATAACCGTTACCTCTGTGGCGATGCGGTGACTTTAGCCGATGTGCGGTTCTTTACCACATTGTTTCGATTTGACATTGTGTACTATGGATTATTTAAATGTAACCGCCGCCGCATCCAAGATTACGAGAATTTAGGCCCATACTTGCGTGACTTGTATCAGTTAACAGGTGTTGCTGATACTTGCGACTTAGAAAGCGTGAAACAAGATTATTATGGCAACCTTTTTCCCCTCAATCCAGGTGGGATTATTCCTTCCGGCCCTGATATGGCATATTTATTAAAGTCGAGCGATCGCCACAACATTACTAAAGCATAG
- a CDS encoding YsnF/AvaK domain-containing protein, with amino-acid sequence MSEYLSSKATDNIIIADENNVNSPIIVEEQHIRLLEEQLRVNLRKDKIGEVIVRKVVETEMVQIPIRREKLIIEQISPEQKHLAEIDLSQGEIAGVELNQSSRDKITSWNGGLTVSGNFSSPKIASLLLNAIALERNHTCQQVQVTIIVEDAAQQHKYQEWFDRCSHGQSLPVHPG; translated from the coding sequence ATGTCAGAATATTTATCATCAAAAGCAACTGATAATATCATAATAGCTGATGAAAATAATGTTAATTCACCCATAATTGTAGAAGAACAACATATTCGCCTATTAGAAGAACAACTACGAGTTAATCTGAGAAAAGACAAGATTGGTGAGGTAATTGTTCGTAAGGTTGTTGAAACCGAAATGGTGCAAATTCCTATCCGCAGAGAAAAGCTGATTATTGAACAAATTAGCCCAGAACAAAAACACTTGGCAGAAATTGATTTAAGCCAAGGAGAAATTGCCGGAGTGGAATTAAATCAAAGTTCCAGAGACAAAATTACCAGTTGGAATGGTGGTTTAACTGTCAGTGGCAACTTTAGTTCCCCAAAGATTGCTAGTTTATTATTGAATGCGATCGCTCTAGAACGCAACCACACTTGTCAGCAGGTACAAGTTACCATTATTGTCGAAGATGCAGCACAGCAACACAAGTATCAAGAATGGTTTGATCGTTGTTCTCATGGTCAATCACTGCCAGTTCATCCTGGATGA
- a CDS encoding DUF2382 domain-containing protein, with protein MVLYKLADFDPNYRDTFQGDDIKGLGVYTETSDEKLGTVHDVLVDDDGHFRYLVVDLGFWIFGKKVLLPVGRSRIDYGAGRVYLIGLNRQQAEELPEFNDRLAVDYDYEERVRGVYRNPIYANQPLETSTPLEASMPLEASRPLDTKTPAYTRDTYSYEHEPSLFGINEQNHQTLRLYEERLIANKRRQKTGEVTVGKHIETETARVAVPVERERVVIERVTPEDAGTVVSPGVADFHEGEVVRVELHEETPDIRKETVLREEVRVKKVVERDTIESEEKIRREELDVNAPGQRIEER; from the coding sequence ATGGTTCTTTACAAATTAGCTGATTTTGATCCCAATTACCGCGATACATTTCAAGGTGATGATATTAAAGGGCTTGGTGTTTATACAGAAACAAGTGATGAGAAACTAGGTACAGTTCATGATGTTTTAGTAGATGATGATGGCCATTTCCGTTATTTAGTTGTTGACTTAGGTTTCTGGATTTTTGGTAAAAAAGTATTATTACCAGTTGGTCGTTCTCGCATTGATTATGGTGCTGGTCGTGTTTATTTGATTGGCTTGAATAGACAACAAGCTGAAGAATTACCCGAATTTAATGACCGTTTAGCTGTTGATTACGACTATGAAGAAAGGGTACGTGGAGTATATCGCAATCCCATTTATGCTAACCAACCTCTAGAAACTTCCACACCTCTAGAAGCCTCTATGCCTTTGGAAGCTTCCAGACCATTAGACACAAAAACACCTGCTTATACTCGTGATACTTACAGCTACGAACATGAGCCTTCTTTATTCGGAATTAATGAGCAGAATCATCAAACTCTCAGATTGTATGAAGAACGATTGATTGCGAATAAACGTCGTCAGAAAACTGGCGAAGTGACTGTTGGTAAACACATCGAGACTGAAACTGCACGGGTTGCTGTACCAGTAGAAAGAGAACGGGTTGTGATTGAGCGTGTCACACCAGAAGACGCTGGTACTGTAGTTTCTCCAGGTGTCGCTGACTTCCATGAAGGCGAAGTTGTTCGTGTGGAACTGCATGAAGAAACCCCTGATATCCGCAAAGAAACTGTTTTGCGTGAAGAAGTGAGAGTGAAAAAAGTTGTAGAGCGTGACACTATTGAATCCGAAGAAAAAATTCGTCGGGAAGAATTAGATGTGAATGCTCCTGGTCAAAGAATTGAAGAACGCTAA